The genome window AAATCCATCAGCTCACCGAAGTCCAGGATCTGATTATCGAGAATGGGGCGATCATCGCCGTGAAAACCAATCGCGGCACGATCAAATGTGGTTGCGCGGTGCAGGCGATTGCCGGGCACAGTTCGTTGCTGATGGCCAAGGCCGGGATCCGTTCGCCGATCCAGACCTTCCCGCTGCAAGCGATGGTCACCCAGCCGTTCAAGCCGTTTCTTGATCCGCTGGTGAGCTCCTCCGCACTGCACTGCTATGTGCAGCAGACCAGCCGTGGTGAGGTGGTATTCGGCGGTGGCTCCGATCCCTATCCACTGTTCAACACCCGTTCGACTCTGGACCTCAAGGAAAGCCTGCTCGCCCATGCGATCGAGATGTTCCCGTTCCTGGCCAACGCCAAGCTGATGCGCCAATGGGCCGGGATCACCGACATGACCCCGGATTACAGTCCGATCATGGGCTTGTCGCCGGTGAAGAATTACTACCTCGACGCCGGCTGGGGTACCTGGGGCTTCAAGGCCACGCCGATCTGCGGCAAGACCATGGCCGAGTTGGTCGCCAGCGGCGGCAAGGTGCCGGAGCTGATCAAACCCTTCGGCCTCGAACGTTTCTCGACCTTCCAGCAAGTCAACGAAATGGGCGCCACGGCGGCCAGCCACTGACGGAGAGCAGACGATGAAAATCATGATTTGCCCGCTCAACGGGCCGCGCAATATCAGCGAGTTCACCTATGGCGGTGAATTCAAGCCGATGCCTGATCCCATCAGTTGCAGCGATGCGGAATGGGCCGACTACGTATTCAACACCGACAACCTCGCCGGCGTGGTGCGCGAATGGTGGATGCACACGCCGTCCAGCTACTGGTTTCTGGCGGAGCGTCACACCGTCACCGATGAAATCCTACGGACCTTCGACCCCAAAGAGCTCTTCAGCACCCGCGTCGAATTTAACGCCGCCGCCAAGGAGATCGCAGGATGAATCGCCTACCCGCCCCCATGGGCTTGCTGATCGACCGTGATCAACCACTGGATTTCAGCTTCGACGGCCAGCGCTACCAAGGTTTGCAAGGCGACAGCATCGCCAGTGCCTTGCTGGCCAACGGGCGTTTCCTGATCTCCCGTTCGTTCAAATACCATCGCCCGCGTGGCCCGCTGACCATGGCCGGCCAGGACGCCAACAGCCTGGTGCAGTTGCCCGAAGAACCCAACGTGCTGGCCGATGCACATGCGTTGTCCGCTGGGTTGCAGGTGACGGCGCAGAACGTCAACGGCTCGCTGGATAACGACAAGGACGCCTACCTCGGCAAGTTCTCGAAATTCATGCCGGTGGGTTTCTACTACCGCTCGTTCTACAAACCCAAGGGCATGTGGAAAGTCTGGGAACCGATCATTCGCAAGAAGGCCGGCCTCGGTGTGCTCGACCTGAAGTTCCAGCCTGAGTATTACGACAAGGCCTACTTGTTTACCGACGTCGCGGTAATCGGCGCAGGCCCCGCCGGGCTCCATGCGGCGCTGACGGCAGCCAACGCGGGGGCCAAGGTGTTGCTCATCGAGCAACAATCGGTTCTCGGCGGTTCGCTAACCTATGCCCGCTTCGATATCGAAGGCAACAGGGCTGAAAACCTACGCCGCGAACTGCTCGCGGCGGTCGAGCAACACGCCAATATCCAGATCCTGACCGAAGCCACTTGCAACGCCTGGTTCACCGACAACTACCTGCCGGTGATTCAGGGCAAACGCCTGTACAAGGTCCGCGCCCGCCAGTGCCTGGTGTGCAGCGGGGCCTTCGATCAGCCGGTGATCTTTCGCAACAACGACCTGCCAGGCGTGATGCTGACCAGCGCCGCGCAACGACTGATGAAACTGTATGCGGTCAAACCCGGTAAACGCGCCGTGGTGCTGACGGGCAACGATGACGGTTACCTCGCCGCGCTGGATCTGCATGACCAGGACGTGGAGGTCGTCGCCGTGGTGGACCTGCGCCAGGGGCCTTCGGACGAATCCTTGCTGCGCGCACTGGCGCAACGCAAGATCTACCACCAGAGCAACAGCACCGTCTATGAAGCCCTGCACGAGAAAGGCATGCGCCATATCAACGGCGTCGACGTGCGCCAGATCACCGCACAAGGCCAGGTCGCCGAGAGCGGGCAACACCTGAAGTGCGATTTACTGTGCATGTCCGCCGGTTACATGCCGGTCTATCAACTGCTGTGCCAGGCCGGCGGCAAGCTTGCCTACGACGATCAGCGTGCCGAGTTCACGCTCAGCGGCCTGCCAAAGAATCTGAATGTCGCCGGCTCGGTCAACGGTCGTCACCAGCTCGATAACGTGATTGCCGACGGTGTGAATGCCGGTGCCGATGCCGCCCTCGCGCTGGGGCTGACCGTCGGCACGCAACGCGCGCCATTGAGCGGTGAGGCTCGGGTCAACTTTAATTGGCCAATCTTCCCGCACCCCAAAGGCAAGGACTTCGTCGACTTCGACGAGGATCTGCAAGTAGCCGATATCGTCAACGCCACCCGGATCGGCTATCGCGACGTGCAACTGGTCAAGCGCTACTCCACCGTCGGCATGGGCCCGTCCCAGGGTCGTCACTCGGCGCTGCCGACCGCGCGGTTGGTCGCCTGGGCCACCCAGCGCAACATCAGCGAAACCGGCGTCACCACAGCGCGGCCGCCGTTTGTTGCGGAAAAACTCGCGCATGTCGCCGGTCGCGCGTTCGACCCATACCGGCAAACGCCGATGCACGCTCGTCACCTGCAAGCCGGGGCGAAGATGATGCCCGCCGGCATCTGGCAACGCCCGGCCTACTACGGCAACGCCAAGGATCGCGAACGCTGCATGCAAGCCGAAGCCTTGCACGTGCGCAACAAGGTCGGCCTCATCGACGTCTCGACCCTCGGCGGCCTGGACGTGCGCGGCCCGGACGCCGCCGAGCTGCTTAACCGGATGTACACCTTTGCCTTCCTCAAACAGCCGATCGGCCGTTCTCGCTATGCGCTGATGACCAATGAGCATGGTGTGGTGATCGACGACGGTGTCTGTGCGAGGTTTGCCGAGAACCATTTCTACGTCACCGCCACCACCAGCGGCGTCGACCGGATCTATCAGCAGATGCTCAAGTGGAATGCACAATGGCGCCTGGACGTGGACGTCGCCAACGTCACCGCAGCCATCTGCGCGGTCAACGTCGCCGGGCCAGACTCGCGCAAAGTGCTTGAGAAAGTCTGCAGTGATCTCGATCTGAGCGCCGAAGCCTTCCCCTATCTGGGCGTCCGTCAAGGCACCGTGGCCGGCATCAAGGCACGGCTGTTGCGAGTCGGTTTTGTCGGCGAGCTGGGTTATGAAATCCACGTCCCGGCACGTCATGGACTCAAGCTTTGGGATGCGCTGATTGAGGCCGGCAAAGCACATGACATCCGCCCCTTCGGCGTCGAAACCCAGCGCCTGCTGCGTCTGGAAAAAGGCCACGTGATCATCAGTCAGGACACCGATGGAATGACTCACCCGGCGGAAATCGACATGGGTTGGGCGGTCAGTCGCACCAAGCCGTTCTTCGTCGGCCGCCGCTCGGTGGACATCCTCGAAGCCCAGCCGCTGAAACGCAAACTGGTGGGCTTCAGCCTGCCCAAAGGCAGCCTGCAACCGCTGGAAGGCCATCTGGTGCTTAACGGCCCGGACATCAGTGGCAACGTCACCTCCTGCGAGTATTCCGCTTCCCTGGGCACGATCATCGGCCTGGCTTACGCCGGCATCGACCAGAGTGCGCCGGGCCAACAGATTCCGATCCGCGTCGAGGGCGGGATCGTGGTTCAGGCCACAGTCGTGCAATTACCCTTCTTCGATCCTGAAAACCAACGGCAGGAGCTTTAAGTCATGTCCAGTCTGAATCCACAAGAGATGATCAGACCACGGCCGGTTGCCCACACGCAAACCTGCACGCTGGTGGATCTGACCGACCTGCCCCGGGTCGGTTTTCGCGGAACACAAACCGCCGATTACCTGAAGGCACGCGGCTTCGTACTGCCGGACGCGCCCAATCGGGCCACCGTCCAGACTGACGGTAGTCAGGTGGCACGCCTGTCGCAAACCGAATACCTGCTGCTGGGGAGCCCCGACGATCAAGGCGAACGGATCGCCGATGAAGAAGCACGCTGGGAACTCGACCACCGAGCCAACTACCTGCTGCCACGTCAGGACAGTCATGCCTGCTTCTTGCTGAGCGGTAGCTCCGTTGCTCAGGTCATGGCCAAGCTGTGCGGCGTCGACCTGAGCCGGCAAGCCTTCAGCCCGGGTGCGGTGGCGCAAACGTCGGCGGCGCGGATCAACGTGATCATCATCTACTCTGGAATCGTTGACACCCCTGCGTTCCACATTCTCTGCGACCGAGCATCACGGGCCTACTTCCATTGCGCCATGCTCGATGCCCTGGAGCAATTCGGGGGGGCTCAACCAGACTGAACGCAACATCGGCTTGTACCTTGAAGCCGGGCTCCCACACCGTGATAGGGGAGCCCGCGCCACATACCACCCCGCTGACCGAGTCGCCTTTACCGCAACCGCCTCTGCAAGAACTCAATGAAGCGTTGTGTCTTCGCGGGCAGCAGACGTGTTTCAGTGATGGCATAGGCGCTCATCGGTACTCCATGCCATTGGGGCATGATGGGACAAAGTCGGCCCAATATGGCAGCCGCCAGTTTCGCCAACGGCTCTGGCGTTACCGCATGCGCCAAAGCATGAGCCGTCGTGGAAACTGCTAGGATAATGCGCCGATGGAGCGTGTGTTTCGCAGCTTGAAAACTGAATGGATACCGACCGTGGGCTACATGACAGCTCAAGAAGCGAATCACGACGTACAACTGGATTAGACCGCATCAGTTCAATAATGGGCTGGCCCCGGCTCAGGCCGAGAAAAAACTTAACGTCGTGTCCGAGTTTAGTTGACCACTACAGATCCCCGCCAGGGCAAAACCGCAATAAAATTGAGACAAGCATGACAATTTATACACCGCATCCACTGATACAAACCGTCACAACCCATCATGCCTTAGATCAGCGCCCCGCCTGACACTCATCCCAAACACCACGCATCAGTTCCTTCAGCATCAGCGCCTCGCCCCAGCGATCCGTTATATCGCGCCCATCCCTCCCCGTGATCGCATAGGGTGGCGGGCCAAGCTCGCAGGTGAAGGACAGGCTCGCGGGTGTGTTCGGTCGCGCCAGCCAATCCTTGATTCCGTAACGCCACCAGCCCAGAAACCGGTCCAACCAGGGGCGATGCTGGGCGAAGGTCAAGGGCACCTGGACCTGCTCACTATTAGCGACCCGCCCGTGAAAACCCCAACTGTGTCGTAGGATGGTGTGAATCTGTTCGTCGTCTTCGGCAGTGGCCGACTCAGGCAATTCGCGGCCCACGACGTAATGGGACAAGTCAGCCAACAACTTGAGGTCGGGCATCTGCGCGAGCAAGTCGAGGGTGAACAACAGGTCACTGGTGAGACGATAGCGGTGGGTTTCCAGCAGGATCGGAAAGTCCACCTGCTCGGCCAGACGCTGCCAGCCTTCGATCAGAGTGATCGCTTGTGCCAGCGTGCGCGGCCGGACATCGGCTTGCAGCGTGAGGTGGTGGCAGCCGTAACGGGAGGCAACCTCAAGTGCTTGCGCCAAGTCATTCACGGTGTGGGGAAACAGTTGACCTTCGATTTGCAGGCCTTGCGCCTTGGCAGCGGCATGCAGACGTCCGGCCTGTGGCGCGATCCAGAAATGGTCGGTGACTCCATCGAAGCCAGCAGCGGCAATCTTCTCCACCTGCGCCTCCAGGGAAAGATCGCATTGACCACGGTGATCTTGCATGGCCCACAGGGACTGAAATACCAGGAACTCACGCATGTCAGGGCCTCAGTAGATGTTTGAGAGGCACATCGGCATCGGCCAACGCGTCCACGGAGAGTGGGGTCAGGTTGGCAATCAGCCGTTCACACAACTTGATGTCCTTGGCAACGCTGTTGCCCTGCCCCCAGCCGCAGGCGCCTTGCAAACGTTGCTCGGTGTCCAGGTAGAACAGCAGCAGACCACCGCTTGCCAAGGTGCGAACGGCCGAAGGTGGCGCCGGTGAGATCACGCCCACCGTCTGCAAGCCCCAGTCGTACTGATCGGACCAGAAGCCGGGAACACCCTCGAACGGCAGCTCGCCGCCCAACAGATTCAATGCCGCGTGACGGCCCTGGGTCTCGGCATTGCGCCAGGTTTCCTGGCGCTGGAATAACGCGTCGGCGTGCAGGCGAAACTCACACACATCGCCGGCCGCAAAGATGTCTGGCGCGCTGGTGCGCAACTGGGCATCGACTCGAATTCCCTGGCCCACCTCCAGCCCCGCCGCCGCGGCCAATTCGATGTTGGGTTGCATACCGATACCGACCACCACCCAGTCACAGGGCAGCACCTGGCCGTCCACCAGTTGCACCACCTCAGCGCGTTCGATGCCTTGTACCCTTTCAAGCGCTACGTTCAGCCGCACGTCAACGCCCTGTTGCCGATGCAATTCCAACAAGGCCTGGGACACAGCTTCAGGCAATACTCGCCCGGCCAGTCGTGGCCCGGCTTCCAGCAACGTCACCTGACAGCCTAAGGTCCGGGCCGTTGCCGCGACTTCGAGGCCGATAAAGCCACCGCCGATGATCACCAGGCGCGTGCCGGGCATCAATGCGCTGCGCAGGGCCAGGGCTTCGTCATGGGTGCGCAGGTAAAGCACGTTGGCCAGAGGTTCAGGCACCAGGGACAAGCGACGCGCTCTGCCCCCGGTTGCCAACAGTAATCGGCTGTAGGGCAACCAACGTCCGTCGGTCAATTGCAGGCGGTGGTGCTGCGGATCCAGGCTTTTTACCGGGTTGCCCGCCAGGTGTTCGATGCTCAGTTCAGTGAGCCGGCTATCGCTCCACAGGCTGCAATCGTCCAGGTTCATCATGCCCTGCAGCAAGCCCTTGGACAGCGGAGGACGCTCGTACGGCAAATGGAGTTCATCGCCGATCAGGATCAGTCGACCGGTATAACCCTGCTCGCGCAAGGTCAGCGCCGCGCGGCCACCGGCATGGCCGGCGCCGACGATAATCAGTGGAGCATTCATGGCGTGTACTCCTGGCGGTCAAACCGAGATGGCGAGCAGAACCCGCCCCGCGTCGACCCGTACCGGATAGGTCTTGAGATTGACACACACTGGCGCCCCCAAGGCTTTGCCGGTGCGATAGTCAAAGCGCCCGTTGTGCTTGGGGCACTCGATGACATGGTCCATCACCAGGCCGT of Pseudomonas fluorescens contains these proteins:
- a CDS encoding sugar phosphate isomerase/epimerase family protein, giving the protein MREFLVFQSLWAMQDHRGQCDLSLEAQVEKIAAAGFDGVTDHFWIAPQAGRLHAAAKAQGLQIEGQLFPHTVNDLAQALEVASRYGCHHLTLQADVRPRTLAQAITLIEGWQRLAEQVDFPILLETHRYRLTSDLLFTLDLLAQMPDLKLLADLSHYVVGRELPESATAEDDEQIHTILRHSWGFHGRVANSEQVQVPLTFAQHRPWLDRFLGWWRYGIKDWLARPNTPASLSFTCELGPPPYAITGRDGRDITDRWGEALMLKELMRGVWDECQAGR
- a CDS encoding sarcosine oxidase subunit delta, whose amino-acid sequence is MKIMICPLNGPRNISEFTYGGEFKPMPDPISCSDAEWADYVFNTDNLAGVVREWWMHTPSSYWFLAERHTVTDEILRTFDPKELFSTRVEFNAAAKEIAG
- a CDS encoding sarcosine oxidase subunit gamma; the protein is MSSLNPQEMIRPRPVAHTQTCTLVDLTDLPRVGFRGTQTADYLKARGFVLPDAPNRATVQTDGSQVARLSQTEYLLLGSPDDQGERIADEEARWELDHRANYLLPRQDSHACFLLSGSSVAQVMAKLCGVDLSRQAFSPGAVAQTSAARINVIIIYSGIVDTPAFHILCDRASRAYFHCAMLDALEQFGGAQPD
- a CDS encoding 2Fe-2S iron-sulfur cluster-binding protein, with the translated sequence MNRLPAPMGLLIDRDQPLDFSFDGQRYQGLQGDSIASALLANGRFLISRSFKYHRPRGPLTMAGQDANSLVQLPEEPNVLADAHALSAGLQVTAQNVNGSLDNDKDAYLGKFSKFMPVGFYYRSFYKPKGMWKVWEPIIRKKAGLGVLDLKFQPEYYDKAYLFTDVAVIGAGPAGLHAALTAANAGAKVLLIEQQSVLGGSLTYARFDIEGNRAENLRRELLAAVEQHANIQILTEATCNAWFTDNYLPVIQGKRLYKVRARQCLVCSGAFDQPVIFRNNDLPGVMLTSAAQRLMKLYAVKPGKRAVVLTGNDDGYLAALDLHDQDVEVVAVVDLRQGPSDESLLRALAQRKIYHQSNSTVYEALHEKGMRHINGVDVRQITAQGQVAESGQHLKCDLLCMSAGYMPVYQLLCQAGGKLAYDDQRAEFTLSGLPKNLNVAGSVNGRHQLDNVIADGVNAGADAALALGLTVGTQRAPLSGEARVNFNWPIFPHPKGKDFVDFDEDLQVADIVNATRIGYRDVQLVKRYSTVGMGPSQGRHSALPTARLVAWATQRNISETGVTTARPPFVAEKLAHVAGRAFDPYRQTPMHARHLQAGAKMMPAGIWQRPAYYGNAKDRERCMQAEALHVRNKVGLIDVSTLGGLDVRGPDAAELLNRMYTFAFLKQPIGRSRYALMTNEHGVVIDDGVCARFAENHFYVTATTSGVDRIYQQMLKWNAQWRLDVDVANVTAAICAVNVAGPDSRKVLEKVCSDLDLSAEAFPYLGVRQGTVAGIKARLLRVGFVGELGYEIHVPARHGLKLWDALIEAGKAHDIRPFGVETQRLLRLEKGHVIISQDTDGMTHPAEIDMGWAVSRTKPFFVGRRSVDILEAQPLKRKLVGFSLPKGSLQPLEGHLVLNGPDISGNVTSCEYSASLGTIIGLAYAGIDQSAPGQQIPIRVEGGIVVQATVVQLPFFDPENQRQEL
- a CDS encoding FAD-dependent oxidoreductase; this translates as MPFNLLKYGLSSEYPVEVDLPPPKELKSSYDVVIIGAGGHGLATAYYLAKYHGITNVAVLEKSYLGGGNTARNTAVIRSNYLTSEGVRFYAESVRMFQGLSNEFDFNIMYSERGQLTLAHTDATVRSFRQRAEVNKHFGGRTEMIDRQQIRELVPSLNLDPGHLPVIAGLWHIDGATARHDAVAWGYAKQAAKRGVEIHQLTEVQDLIIENGAIIAVKTNRGTIKCGCAVQAIAGHSSLLMAKAGIRSPIQTFPLQAMVTQPFKPFLDPLVSSSALHCYVQQTSRGEVVFGGGSDPYPLFNTRSTLDLKESLLAHAIEMFPFLANAKLMRQWAGITDMTPDYSPIMGLSPVKNYYLDAGWGTWGFKATPICGKTMAELVASGGKVPELIKPFGLERFSTFQQVNEMGATAASH
- a CDS encoding NAD(P)/FAD-dependent oxidoreductase; the protein is MNAPLIIVGAGHAGGRAALTLREQGYTGRLILIGDELHLPYERPPLSKGLLQGMMNLDDCSLWSDSRLTELSIEHLAGNPVKSLDPQHHRLQLTDGRWLPYSRLLLATGGRARRLSLVPEPLANVLYLRTHDEALALRSALMPGTRLVIIGGGFIGLEVAATARTLGCQVTLLEAGPRLAGRVLPEAVSQALLELHRQQGVDVRLNVALERVQGIERAEVVQLVDGQVLPCDWVVVGIGMQPNIELAAAAGLEVGQGIRVDAQLRTSAPDIFAAGDVCEFRLHADALFQRQETWRNAETQGRHAALNLLGGELPFEGVPGFWSDQYDWGLQTVGVISPAPPSAVRTLASGGLLLFYLDTEQRLQGACGWGQGNSVAKDIKLCERLIANLTPLSVDALADADVPLKHLLRP